One window from the genome of Planctomycetia bacterium encodes:
- a CDS encoding ABC transporter permease: MNTAASRWEPFKQLTLARLREFLREPEAVFWVYGFPLLMTLVLGIAFREKKADELYLVDIEEGPHASFVEAALKAEGERFKLHRAPFEDCKKRLRTGKTSLVIQSGQPNGVEVAYLSDPLRPESSLAEKAVDDVLQKAKGRKDSMTHVTHVFNERGGRYIDFLVPGLLGMGLMGGGMFGVGFAIVDMRLRKLLKRFLATPMRRADFLLAIMTSRFLFMLPEVLMLLIFSYFIFDVRIQGSFLLVVLCIVIGGITFSGIGLLVGSRAKTLEAASGLMNLVMLPMWVLSGVFFSADRYPEAVQPFIRALPLTLLNDALRAVMNESAGLIDISWKLLGLLLWGLVTFAIALRIFRWQ; this comes from the coding sequence GTGAATACTGCTGCATCACGCTGGGAACCGTTCAAACAACTGACTTTGGCACGTTTACGCGAGTTTTTGCGGGAACCCGAGGCTGTTTTCTGGGTGTACGGCTTTCCCTTGCTCATGACGCTGGTACTGGGCATTGCCTTCCGTGAAAAGAAAGCTGATGAACTATACCTGGTGGATATCGAAGAGGGGCCGCATGCATCGTTTGTTGAAGCAGCATTGAAGGCAGAAGGTGAGCGGTTCAAACTGCATCGAGCGCCATTTGAGGATTGTAAAAAACGGTTGCGAACAGGAAAAACCAGTTTGGTGATTCAATCGGGTCAGCCGAATGGTGTTGAGGTGGCATATCTCTCTGACCCGTTACGCCCGGAAAGCAGCCTGGCGGAGAAAGCTGTAGACGATGTATTGCAGAAGGCGAAAGGCCGTAAGGATTCCATGACGCATGTAACGCATGTGTTTAATGAACGAGGAGGCAGGTATATCGACTTCCTGGTGCCAGGCCTGCTGGGCATGGGGCTGATGGGTGGAGGCATGTTCGGCGTGGGGTTTGCCATCGTTGATATGCGGCTGAGAAAGTTACTCAAACGCTTCCTGGCTACGCCTATGCGCCGGGCCGATTTCCTGCTCGCCATCATGACGAGCCGTTTCTTATTCATGCTGCCTGAAGTTTTGATGCTGCTGATTTTTTCCTATTTCATATTCGATGTACGCATACAGGGCAGTTTTCTTCTGGTGGTATTGTGCATTGTCATTGGTGGAATAACGTTCTCCGGCATCGGGTTATTGGTAGGCAGCCGGGCCAAGACGCTGGAAGCCGCCTCAGGTCTGATGAACCTGGTGATGTTGCCGATGTGGGTGCTCAGCGGAGTCTTCTTCAGTGCAGATCGTTACCCTGAAGCAGTGCAACCGTTCATCCGGGCACTGCCATTGACTCTTCTGAATGATGCGCTTCGTGCGGTGATGAATGAATCAGCCGGGCTGATAGATATAAGCTGGAAACTTTTAGGATTACTGCTGTGGGGTCTCGTGACGTTTGCCATTGCTCTGAGAATTTTCCGCTGGCAATAA
- a CDS encoding ABC transporter ATP-binding protein, which produces MRSVAIRCQGLKKTYPAKPPVEAVRGLDLEIESGECFGLLGPNGAGKTTTIEILEGLLEPTSGEVEVLGMTWKQHGTSIRERIGISLQETKLSEKLSVGETVQLFRSFYANGTPPDEAIQAVSLQEKVKTWVGKLSGGQKQRLAVACAIVGQPDLLFLDEPTTGLDPQSRRQLWDIIQGYKDRGKTILITTHYMDEAEKLCDRVGVVDHGKMIALGKPRQLIDELGGGHVLEFEFDVHQESDLESLKTIPASTEVRREGQRFTMVVKEVHVALPALLEWTRQNQRQVTSLATHTATLEDVFVKLTGRHLRDEGANS; this is translated from the coding sequence ATGAGGTCTGTTGCGATACGTTGTCAGGGCCTCAAGAAGACTTACCCTGCCAAACCGCCGGTGGAAGCGGTACGAGGGCTGGACCTGGAGATAGAATCGGGGGAATGTTTTGGCCTCTTAGGCCCCAATGGAGCAGGCAAAACCACCACGATTGAAATTCTGGAAGGCCTGCTGGAACCCACCAGCGGAGAAGTTGAAGTGCTGGGCATGACCTGGAAACAGCATGGCACCAGCATTCGCGAACGCATTGGCATCTCACTGCAGGAAACTAAACTTTCTGAAAAGTTGAGCGTGGGCGAGACAGTTCAATTGTTTCGCAGCTTTTACGCCAACGGCACGCCACCGGATGAGGCCATCCAGGCAGTCAGCCTGCAGGAAAAGGTGAAAACCTGGGTGGGGAAACTTTCAGGCGGACAGAAACAACGGCTGGCAGTTGCCTGTGCCATCGTTGGCCAGCCTGATCTGCTTTTTCTCGATGAACCAACTACTGGCCTTGATCCCCAATCAAGAAGACAACTTTGGGACATCATTCAAGGGTATAAAGACCGAGGCAAAACTATCCTGATTACTACCCATTACATGGATGAGGCAGAAAAGCTCTGTGACCGGGTCGGCGTAGTTGATCATGGCAAGATGATAGCTTTGGGAAAGCCAAGGCAACTCATAGATGAACTCGGGGGCGGGCACGTTCTCGAATTTGAGTTTGATGTGCATCAGGAAAGTGATCTGGAATCGCTGAAGACCATACCTGCATCAACGGAAGTGAGACGGGAAGGCCAGCGGTTCACCATGGTGGTGAAAGAAGTGCATGTCGCCTTGCCTGCGCTGCTCGAGTGGACCAGGCAGAATCAGCGTCAGGTCACCAGCCTGGCAACACACACGGCTACCCTGGAAGATGTTTTCGTGAAACTCACCGGCAGACACCTGCGTGATGAAGGAGCCAACTCGTGA
- a CDS encoding O-antigen ligase family protein — translation MNRQSRTTIQPSPSLLHRVDLVLDGLMELVLLAIVLITPWLFGGYHNYFQHLACAGLSIALVLWAIKQIIHWQLKLHFCIASLLLVVLFVVSSFSLLSLPPATLKSISPEVASWYQKFLPRQQEQMEQGGINEPAPFPPGTTLSIYPGATQQALLELLAVMVVFLLVRHSLADPERFKRFAWAMVINGCLLSIFALLQKLRATGNTIYGIGVAGEPFGPFINRNHFATYVNICIFLGLGLFISQMRSRKTQYRTGMDGQRQPISYSTDSWSEILQHPIAMWLLIPIATCMTGVLASLSRGGILALVSGLALTLLIWRRRAGGRNLAALILIPVLAMGILAWFGASPTIARLEQEQAVAMEGRFSIWQSAWEIGRNFPLMGTGFGTFTHVEPVYRPAGVDQIIAHLHAHNEYLEAFAEGGVLRLLITLALVWLVLRAGWLALHPQSGIRDTGMILGAWAACVTVALHSVVEFGIHLPAIASALAMTGGFLQALSRKRLDDGDTDTLIRSRFLGLGPVIAAVFAGTLALILFTGSWRYWQSEWFRERGLLAMQQGKDKNDLDAFQRAVDLLDMAIYCAPAHARVRMERYEVEQQRLVKVEEHARIDLSRRLTAQALVRIPTSLTGMTVIPLGLFAEDALLPYLVQASMAEDLRKSHQTSWNMQAHQIRTARNCCPVLWKPHLAIAEHVPPANATLQEKDLQLYWKICDSLSAYLDRIKLLQPHRAETWYLAGQLEWLNGQRVAAIASWRRCLELSDEFIAQIVISCHQDALQPEMRLSREEVMTRLLPPSSASQLVSAAWALHPEAKEVEARKPYMERAIELLEKREDVLSPENQFIYGMALWGVDKREQGLQNLLIAVRARPLQTEWRLNLGRLYFELEKYADAREQLQMVLRQQQGNKIAELLLQKLDELQRPGTNKDVKR, via the coding sequence ATGAATCGACAATCTCGCACTACCATACAGCCCTCGCCAAGCCTGCTGCATCGGGTGGATTTGGTACTCGATGGACTCATGGAATTGGTACTGCTGGCTATCGTGCTCATCACGCCTTGGCTGTTCGGGGGCTACCACAATTATTTCCAGCATCTGGCCTGTGCAGGGCTGTCGATTGCGCTTGTTCTCTGGGCCATCAAGCAGATCATTCACTGGCAGCTCAAACTGCATTTCTGCATTGCATCACTGCTGCTGGTCGTGTTGTTTGTAGTTTCGTCTTTCAGTTTGCTATCGTTACCTCCTGCAACACTGAAATCCATCTCGCCTGAGGTAGCATCGTGGTATCAGAAGTTTCTCCCCCGTCAGCAGGAACAGATGGAGCAGGGGGGAATCAATGAGCCTGCACCATTCCCTCCCGGCACTACTCTCAGCATTTACCCCGGTGCAACACAGCAGGCACTGCTGGAACTGCTGGCTGTCATGGTGGTCTTCCTCCTGGTTCGGCATAGCCTGGCCGATCCTGAGCGGTTCAAGCGATTTGCCTGGGCCATGGTTATCAATGGTTGCCTGCTTTCCATCTTCGCACTGTTGCAGAAACTTCGAGCAACGGGGAACACCATCTACGGAATCGGTGTTGCCGGTGAACCGTTCGGTCCGTTCATCAACCGCAATCATTTCGCAACCTATGTGAATATCTGCATTTTCCTGGGGCTGGGCCTGTTTATCAGCCAGATGCGCAGCCGGAAAACGCAATACCGAACTGGCATGGATGGGCAGCGGCAGCCCATCAGCTACAGCACGGATAGTTGGAGTGAAATCCTGCAGCACCCGATCGCCATGTGGCTGCTGATTCCCATTGCCACCTGCATGACTGGTGTGCTGGCCAGCCTTTCGCGTGGCGGTATTCTGGCCCTGGTTTCCGGTTTGGCCCTTACCCTGTTAATCTGGCGGCGACGGGCAGGTGGCAGAAATCTCGCTGCCTTGATTCTGATTCCAGTACTGGCCATGGGTATCCTTGCCTGGTTTGGCGCTTCGCCAACCATCGCCCGACTGGAACAGGAACAGGCTGTTGCGATGGAAGGCAGGTTCAGCATCTGGCAGTCGGCATGGGAAATCGGCAGGAATTTCCCCCTGATGGGGACTGGTTTTGGCACCTTTACCCACGTGGAACCAGTCTATCGCCCTGCCGGCGTTGATCAGATCATCGCTCATTTACATGCACACAATGAATATCTGGAAGCGTTTGCTGAAGGTGGCGTGTTGAGGCTGCTTATCACTCTGGCCCTGGTATGGCTGGTGCTGCGGGCTGGCTGGCTGGCTCTGCATCCACAATCTGGCATTCGCGATACCGGCATGATTCTCGGGGCCTGGGCTGCCTGTGTCACGGTGGCTCTACACAGTGTCGTTGAGTTTGGCATACATCTGCCTGCCATTGCCAGCGCTCTCGCCATGACGGGCGGATTCCTGCAGGCATTGTCCCGCAAACGACTCGACGATGGAGATACAGACACCTTGATCCGAAGCAGGTTCCTCGGTTTGGGGCCGGTCATCGCAGCAGTCTTTGCTGGAACACTGGCACTTATCCTGTTCACCGGTTCCTGGCGATACTGGCAAAGCGAGTGGTTCCGTGAGCGAGGCCTTCTTGCCATGCAGCAGGGCAAAGACAAAAACGATCTCGATGCCTTCCAGCGAGCCGTCGATCTTCTTGACATGGCCATTTATTGTGCACCGGCACATGCACGCGTTCGCATGGAACGCTACGAAGTGGAACAGCAGCGGCTCGTCAAAGTCGAGGAACATGCACGCATTGACCTGAGCCGTCGGCTGACGGCACAGGCCCTTGTTCGTATTCCAACGAGTCTCACGGGCATGACAGTCATCCCGCTCGGTCTCTTTGCCGAGGATGCCCTGCTGCCATACCTGGTACAGGCCAGCATGGCGGAAGACTTGCGAAAATCGCATCAGACATCCTGGAATATGCAGGCACATCAAATCCGTACGGCCCGTAACTGTTGCCCGGTGCTGTGGAAACCGCACCTGGCGATCGCAGAGCACGTTCCGCCGGCCAACGCCACTCTGCAGGAGAAAGACCTTCAGCTTTACTGGAAGATCTGCGATAGCCTTTCAGCCTATCTTGATCGCATCAAGCTGTTGCAGCCACATCGTGCCGAAACCTGGTATCTGGCTGGTCAACTGGAATGGCTCAACGGTCAGCGCGTTGCAGCCATCGCCAGCTGGCGTCGATGTCTCGAACTTTCCGATGAGTTTATCGCGCAGATTGTTATCAGTTGTCATCAGGATGCTCTCCAACCAGAAATGAGGTTGTCGCGGGAAGAGGTCATGACCCGTTTGCTGCCTCCTTCTTCCGCATCCCAACTGGTCAGTGCTGCCTGGGCGCTCCATCCTGAGGCCAAAGAGGTGGAAGCTCGCAAACCTTACATGGAACGGGCTATCGAACTGCTCGAAAAACGGGAAGATGTACTGTCCCCCGAAAACCAGTTTATCTACGGCATGGCATTGTGGGGCGTGGATAAACGGGAACAGGGTTTGCAGAACCTGCTCATCGCCGTGCGTGCCAGGCCACTGCAGACCGAATGGCGACTCAACCTCGGCCGGCTCTATTTTGAGCTAGAAAAGTACGCCGATGCCCGGGAACAGTTACAGATGGTGTTACGCCAACAGCAGGGCAACAAAATTGCTGAACTCTTGTTGCAAAAACTCGACGAACTTCAACGCCCCGGTACGAATAAGGATGTTAAAAGATAA
- the floA gene encoding flotillin-like protein FloA (flotillin-like protein involved in membrane lipid rafts) yields the protein MNLFAQAPANMKTSDIVWYVGLAIVAIIALVLILLFFKFFNLWIQAWLTGANISIPTLVGMMLRKVNYAMIVQQKIALTQAGVRVENRDLEAHYLARGNVPKTAAAVIAAYKAGIELPWKTAAAIDLAGRDVYDAVRTSVNPKVIDCPDPTKGARTLDAVAKNGIQLKVKARVTVQTKLERLVGGATEDTIIARVGQGIVSAIGSADDHKAVLANPSIISREVLDKGLDAATAFHIVSIDIGDVEVGENVGANLQAAQAQADLKVAQAKAEERRAAAVAREQEMRALVEENRAKVVEAESQVPQALSSAIREGKMGAMDYYNMRNLISDTEMRSSIAGTGANQTRASIT from the coding sequence ATGAATCTGTTTGCCCAGGCACCTGCCAACATGAAGACCAGCGACATCGTCTGGTATGTTGGCCTGGCCATTGTTGCCATCATAGCTCTGGTGCTGATCCTGCTCTTCTTCAAGTTCTTCAACTTGTGGATTCAGGCCTGGCTGACCGGCGCCAACATCAGCATACCCACCCTGGTGGGCATGATGCTGAGAAAAGTCAACTATGCCATGATTGTCCAGCAGAAGATCGCTCTTACTCAGGCTGGTGTGCGAGTTGAAAATCGTGACCTCGAAGCACACTACCTCGCACGAGGAAATGTGCCCAAGACTGCCGCTGCGGTTATTGCTGCTTACAAAGCCGGCATTGAACTCCCTTGGAAAACCGCTGCTGCCATCGATCTCGCCGGTCGTGATGTTTACGATGCAGTGCGAACCAGTGTGAATCCCAAAGTGATTGATTGCCCTGATCCTACCAAGGGCGCCCGGACACTGGATGCCGTCGCCAAGAATGGTATTCAACTCAAGGTCAAAGCCCGCGTGACAGTGCAGACTAAACTCGAACGCCTCGTCGGTGGTGCCACTGAGGACACGATCATCGCCCGCGTGGGGCAGGGTATCGTTTCCGCAATCGGCTCGGCAGATGATCATAAGGCAGTGCTGGCTAATCCAAGCATTATCTCCCGCGAAGTGCTTGATAAAGGTCTCGATGCCGCCACCGCGTTCCACATCGTTTCCATCGATATTGGCGACGTGGAAGTAGGCGAGAATGTGGGTGCCAATCTGCAGGCTGCCCAGGCTCAGGCCGATTTGAAAGTCGCCCAGGCCAAAGCTGAAGAGCGACGTGCCGCTGCGGTGGCCCGCGAACAGGAAATGCGTGCACTCGTTGAAGAAAACCGGGCCAAGGTCGTGGAAGCTGAATCTCAGGTGCCACAAGCCCTTTCCTCAGCCATCCGCGAAGGCAAAATGGGTGCGATGGATTACTACAACATGCGCAACTTGATCTCCGACACCGAAATGCGCAGTTCAATTGCCGGTACCGGTGCTAATCAAACCCGTGCCAGCATTACCTGA
- the lpxA gene encoding acyl-ACP--UDP-N-acetylglucosamine O-acyltransferase — translation MSGTRSAHIHSTAIVSSEAIIADDVVIGPFCIVEGRVRIGAGCILHARSHLIGPLTLGEGNEVFSNAIIGEKPQHFMYKNEPTSVEIGDNNIFRENVTIHRGTTGSWTTKVGSGNYLMAGAHIAHDCKIGNKCILANNALIGGHGELADNVFISGNAAVHQFCKLGRLSFLSGTSGTTKDVPPFIIQQNINHVVGVNIIGMRRAGLTTVQINAIRRVYHIMYLQHLSVPTAISVIEAELGHIDVVQEFVQFVRESKRGINGCVEGTAHALDMAA, via the coding sequence ATGTCAGGTACCCGTTCCGCTCATATCCATTCTACTGCAATTGTCTCGTCGGAAGCTATCATTGCAGATGATGTGGTGATTGGGCCTTTCTGTATAGTTGAAGGCCGAGTCCGCATTGGAGCGGGGTGCATACTGCATGCACGTTCGCATCTGATTGGGCCGCTCACCCTGGGCGAAGGCAACGAGGTCTTCAGTAACGCCATCATCGGCGAGAAGCCTCAGCACTTCATGTACAAAAACGAGCCGACCAGTGTGGAAATCGGCGATAACAATATCTTCCGCGAGAATGTCACCATTCATCGTGGTACCACTGGTTCATGGACGACGAAAGTTGGCAGCGGCAATTACCTGATGGCCGGCGCTCATATTGCCCATGACTGCAAGATCGGCAATAAGTGCATCCTCGCCAATAATGCCCTCATTGGTGGGCACGGGGAACTCGCTGACAATGTCTTCATTTCTGGCAATGCAGCAGTGCACCAGTTCTGCAAGCTGGGCCGACTGTCGTTCCTCTCGGGAACTTCGGGAACCACCAAGGATGTTCCGCCCTTTATCATTCAGCAGAACATCAACCATGTGGTGGGTGTGAATATCATCGGCATGCGACGTGCCGGACTGACCACGGTGCAGATCAATGCCATCCGCCGGGTCTATCACATCATGTATCTGCAGCATCTTTCGGTGCCTACTGCCATATCGGTTATTGAGGCAGAACTGGGGCATATTGACGTAGTGCAGGAGTTTGTCCAGTTTGTGCGTGAATCGAAGCGCGGCATCAACGGCTGTGTGGAAGGTACGGCCCACGCCCTGGATATGGCTGCTTAA